Proteins from a genomic interval of Gadus macrocephalus chromosome 2, ASM3116895v1:
- the ccndx gene encoding cyclin Dx — MERVVLGTLRWDTASVTPQDFLPLLLVPVGSRMEGAPDRAELLTTMRRHGDTLVAMCVCDSRFLGAPPSLVAAAALNSALRGLSGRGPAQLAALGELLAALCQTDTTVLQCYSEMVEFALRQRLRAGLQEEPMGKEVEEDEEEDQRAGTPTDMRDVDF; from the exons aTGGAGCGGGTGGTGCTGGGCACCCTGCGCTGGGACACGGCCTCCGTCACCCCCCAGGacttcctgcccctcctcctggtccccgtGGGCTCCCGGATGGAGGGGGCCCCCGACCGGGCGGAGCTGCTGACCACCATGCGTCGCCACGGCGACACGCTGGTGGCCATGTGCGTGTGCGACTCCCGCTTCCTGGGCGCGCCCCCCTccctggtggcggcggcggcactCAACTCGGCCCTCAGGGGCCTCAGCGGCCGGGGCCCCGCCCAGCTGGCCGCCCTCGGAGAGCTGCTGGCCGCGCTCTGCCAGACGGACACG ACGGTGCTCCAGTGCTACAGCGAGATGGTGGAGTTTGCCCTGAGGCAGCGGCTGAGAGCCGGACTGCAGGAGGAGCCGAtggggaaggaggtggaggaggatgaggaggaggaccagagggcCGGTACCCCCACCGACATGAGGGACGTCGACTTCTGA